Proteins from a genomic interval of Clostridium sp. 'deep sea':
- the recA gene encoding recombinase RecA, with product MEKQKALDMALRQIEKQFGKGSIMKLGDNTKLLNINVIPTGCIDIDVALGVGGVPRGRIIELYGPESSGKTTVALHMLASAQQNGGMVAFIDAEHALDPVYAQRLGVDVDNLLVSQPDSGEQALEITETLVRSNAIDMIVIDSVAALVPRAELEGDMGDSHVGLHARLMSQAMRKLTGVINKSKTVVIFINQIREKVGVMFGNPETTTGGRALKFYSSVRLEVRRSSQIKNGTDVIGNRTRIKIVKNKVAPPFRLAEFDIMYGEGISLNGSILDKAVEIGLVNKAGSWYSYESERLGQGRENTKNYLKENPEFAAMLEKKVRVHFGLEKEDSEVTDSK from the coding sequence ATGGAAAAGCAGAAAGCTTTAGATATGGCTTTACGCCAAATTGAAAAACAATTTGGCAAAGGTAGTATAATGAAGTTAGGCGATAATACAAAATTGCTTAATATAAACGTTATTCCTACTGGCTGTATAGATATTGATGTTGCTTTGGGTGTTGGAGGAGTTCCACGTGGACGAATTATAGAGCTGTATGGACCAGAGTCATCAGGAAAAACTACCGTTGCCTTACATATGTTAGCTAGTGCGCAACAAAATGGTGGAATGGTAGCGTTTATTGATGCAGAACATGCTCTAGATCCTGTTTATGCCCAGAGACTTGGAGTGGATGTAGATAATTTATTAGTATCTCAACCTGATTCTGGAGAGCAAGCTCTTGAAATTACCGAGACTTTAGTTAGAAGTAATGCTATTGATATGATTGTTATTGACTCAGTAGCTGCACTTGTACCAAGAGCTGAATTAGAAGGAGATATGGGAGATTCTCATGTTGGTTTACACGCTAGATTAATGTCTCAAGCAATGAGAAAATTAACTGGTGTTATTAATAAATCTAAAACAGTAGTAATCTTTATTAACCAAATTCGTGAAAAAGTTGGCGTAATGTTTGGTAATCCAGAAACAACTACTGGCGGAAGAGCCTTAAAATTCTATTCTTCAGTGCGTTTAGAAGTTAGAAGGTCTAGTCAAATAAAAAATGGTACAGATGTTATTGGAAATAGAACCAGAATAAAAATAGTTAAAAATAAAGTTGCTCCACCATTTAGATTGGCTGAATTTGACATTATGTATGGTGAAGGAATTTCGCTTAATGGAAGTATTTTAGACAAAGCTGTAGAGATAGGTTTGGTTAACAAAGCGGGTTCATGGTATTCGTATGAAAGTGAGCGATTAGGGCAAGGACGCGAAAACACTAAGAATTACCTAAAAGAGAACCCGGAATTTGCAGCTATGTTAGAAAAGAAAGTAAGGGTGCATTTTGGCTTAGAAAAAGAGGACAGTGAAGTTACGGATTCTAAGTAA
- a CDS encoding isoform II has translation MRVLEIIFVALVLVSYLKLFIYKSNKKKNIIFLLVTTMVAILSIMFEGYRVHIVPAIMLTVLILACKIVKLFLPNLKSHRTIKLVTLILLLPITIFSVALPFLFPVVNLPKPKGAYYVGTKYLSFTDCSRQEQFSSLDENRTIPVQVWYPTEDTKNKKRVNWISSEAMNFFSKYRGLPNIFNHFSLVKTHSYLNAGISNKAKSYPVILFSCGGAMFNGQNTIQMQELASEGYIVFAVSHPYEDFACLYPNGKIIPYSQKQAAELSSDYKNAINIAKDTVTNKESPEYVKTLIRNAEVNNKSVKIWSKDMQFIINKINDMNSGITDSIFFGKLDMSNIGAFGHSFGGAAVGQLCLDDKRVKTFINMDGSPFGDALNNDILQPFMILTTEKYGEYIRYGYSEKENNYLFVQIKNTEHMNFCDVNSLLPVLGKLTGFLGSINCKQQVEIMNDYIVNFFNKNLKNKTSPLLDYPSTLYPEVKITNY, from the coding sequence ATGAGAGTATTAGAAATCATTTTTGTTGCCTTAGTTCTTGTGTCGTATTTAAAACTGTTTATATATAAAAGTAATAAAAAAAAGAATATTATATTTCTTTTAGTTACAACTATGGTAGCTATACTTAGCATTATGTTTGAAGGGTATCGTGTACACATTGTTCCAGCTATAATGCTGACAGTGCTCATTTTAGCATGCAAAATAGTTAAATTATTTTTACCAAACCTTAAGTCTCATAGAACTATAAAGCTTGTTACACTGATACTATTATTGCCTATAACTATATTCTCTGTTGCTTTACCTTTTTTGTTTCCTGTTGTTAACCTTCCAAAACCAAAGGGAGCTTACTATGTAGGTACTAAGTATCTGTCTTTTACTGATTGCTCACGTCAAGAGCAATTTTCATCTTTAGATGAAAATCGAACTATACCTGTTCAAGTTTGGTATCCTACAGAAGATACTAAAAACAAAAAACGTGTTAACTGGATTAGCAGTGAGGCTATGAACTTTTTCTCTAAATATAGAGGTTTGCCAAATATTTTTAATCATTTTTCATTAGTTAAAACCCATAGTTATCTTAACGCAGGTATTTCCAATAAAGCAAAAAGCTATCCAGTTATACTTTTTTCTTGTGGAGGGGCAATGTTTAATGGGCAAAATACTATTCAAATGCAGGAGCTAGCAAGTGAAGGATATATCGTGTTTGCAGTAAGTCACCCTTATGAGGATTTTGCATGCCTATATCCTAACGGAAAAATAATTCCATATAGTCAGAAACAGGCTGCAGAATTAAGCTCTGATTATAAAAATGCGATAAATATAGCCAAAGATACAGTTACAAACAAAGAAAGTCCTGAATATGTAAAAACACTTATTAGAAACGCTGAGGTAAATAATAAAAGTGTTAAAATATGGAGCAAAGATATGCAGTTTATTATTAACAAGATAAACGATATGAATAGTGGTATAACAGATAGTATTTTTTTTGGAAAACTAGATATGTCGAACATAGGAGCTTTTGGGCACTCCTTTGGTGGTGCTGCTGTAGGACAGCTTTGTTTAGATGATAAAAGAGTAAAAACCTTTATTAATATGGATGGCTCGCCTTTTGGAGATGCTCTAAATAATGATATACTGCAACCATTTATGATTTTAACCACCGAAAAGTATGGAGAATATATTCGTTATGGATATTCAGAAAAAGAAAATAATTATTTATTTGTGCAAATTAAAAATACAGAACATATGAATTTTTGTGATGTAAATTCTCTTCTGCCTGTTTTAGGTAAATTAACAGGATTTTTAGGAAGCATAAATTGTAAGCAGCAAGTAGAGATAATGAATGATTATATTGTTAATTTTTTTAATAAGAATTTAAAGAATAAAACATCACCATTACTTGATTATCCGTCAACTTTATATCCCGAAGTAAAAATAACCAACTATTAA
- a CDS encoding HAMP domain-containing sensor histidine kinase, whose translation MDNKSLKIIIKHLISIVIIVFIMLILNYGFFICVVRYSPIAKVPKNTVKIIAEEFKQHKQLTAKTKKMIFNNNLWVQLIDSKGHVIDYYNQPNDIYNFYSLLDIAKLSKSYLNDYPVYVWKSDNNIVLLGYPKNSITKYNWFFPTNTINNLPVTLVVLMFINLIITIVLSILLSRKLTKPLSDIIQGISALTTEQQVHLEEKGIFTDLAQNINHTSEMIRDKNNKIRLRNTAVSNWLTGISHDLRTPLSMILGYSALIEEDADSTQEMQSQARIIKENAVRIRNLITGLNLASSLQYEIMPLKLSQVKLSSIIRKAVADCINSGVLKKSNITLVIEDEYLTALIDESLLLRALVNLITNSVKHNKEDCKITVTIIATSIEGALYASIIVSDTGTGMSQDKIDRIHSYDYFNAWVSQTNGLGLVIVKSIIETFKGNLTIEAEEGKGTKITMRIPVDENNN comes from the coding sequence ATGGATAATAAATCACTTAAGATTATAATAAAACATCTTATAAGCATTGTTATTATTGTATTTATTATGCTTATATTGAATTATGGATTCTTTATATGTGTTGTGAGATATAGTCCTATAGCAAAGGTACCTAAAAATACTGTAAAAATAATTGCAGAAGAGTTTAAACAACATAAACAATTAACAGCTAAAACAAAAAAAATGATTTTCAATAACAATCTTTGGGTTCAGTTGATTGATTCTAAAGGACATGTGATTGACTATTATAATCAGCCTAACGATATATACAATTTTTATTCTCTACTTGATATTGCAAAGCTATCTAAAAGCTATTTAAATGATTATCCAGTGTATGTTTGGAAAAGTGATAATAATATTGTATTACTAGGTTACCCTAAAAATTCAATAACAAAATATAATTGGTTTTTTCCAACTAATACCATAAATAATTTACCGGTTACTTTGGTAGTTCTGATGTTTATTAACTTAATTATCACCATAGTATTGTCAATTCTTTTGAGTAGAAAGCTAACAAAGCCTTTAAGCGATATTATACAGGGTATTTCTGCTTTAACTACAGAACAGCAAGTTCATTTAGAGGAAAAAGGAATTTTTACAGACCTAGCCCAAAATATAAACCATACTTCCGAAATGATACGTGACAAGAATAATAAAATTAGGCTTCGTAATACCGCTGTTTCAAACTGGTTAACAGGAATCTCACATGATTTAAGAACACCATTGTCGATGATTTTAGGGTACTCAGCGTTAATAGAAGAAGACGCTGATTCAACGCAAGAAATGCAGTCACAGGCCAGGATTATTAAAGAAAATGCTGTACGTATACGTAACTTGATTACAGGTTTAAACCTAGCTAGCTCTTTACAATATGAGATAATGCCATTAAAACTGTCACAGGTAAAGCTAAGTAGTATTATCAGAAAAGCTGTTGCAGATTGTATAAATAGTGGTGTTCTAAAAAAAAGTAACATAACCTTAGTTATTGAAGATGAGTATCTAACAGCTTTAATAGATGAATCCCTATTGTTAAGGGCATTAGTTAACTTAATAACAAATAGTGTGAAACACAATAAAGAGGACTGCAAAATTACAGTAACAATCATAGCTACAAGTATTGAAGGGGCATTATATGCTTCCATAATAGTTTCAGATACCGGAACAGGTATGTCACAAGATAAAATTGATAGGATTCATAGCTATGATTATTTTAATGCTTGGGTGAGCCAAACAAATGGTCTAGGACTTGTGATTGTAAAAAGCATTATTGAGACATTTAAAGGTAACTTAACCATTGAAGCTGAAGAAGGAAAAGGTACAAAAATTACAATGAGAATACCAGTTGATGAAAACAATAATTAA
- the rny gene encoding ribonuclease Y has product MQEYMIYIYIAGSLFGGLIIGFLVRKYIAEARISTAENAANRIIEEANREAEARLREAMVMSKEEIHALRTEFDRETKSRKSELFKLEQRLILKDEVQEKKAQSLEKKEEQIARKNDKLKNQLEEAEVMREKQLHELERIARMSTDEARNILLDKIKAEVRYEAAHFIRDSESKAKLEAEKRAREIITTAIQRCAADHVTETTVSVVELPNDEMKGRIIGREGRNIRTFETLTGVDLIIDDTPEAVVLSAFDPVRREIARLALERLVSDGRIHPARIEEMVTRAKKDVASLIREEGEKAIFDAGIHSMHPELVRLLGRLKFRTSYGQNVLNHSLEVAHLCGLMAAELNLDVRLAKRAGLLHDIGKALDHEIEGPHASIGADVLKKYGEHKKVIHAAASHHGDIELTNIEDVLVQAADAISAARPGARRESLENYIKRLQGLEDIATSIDGVDKSFAIQAGREIRIMVKPNVIGDNESIIVAREVAKKIEEGLEYPGQIKVTVIRETRAVEYAK; this is encoded by the coding sequence ATGCAAGAATATATGATATATATATACATTGCCGGTAGTCTTTTTGGCGGTTTGATTATAGGTTTTTTAGTAAGAAAATATATTGCTGAAGCAAGAATATCAACAGCTGAAAATGCTGCTAACCGAATTATTGAGGAAGCTAACAGAGAAGCTGAAGCTAGACTCCGTGAAGCAATGGTAATGTCTAAAGAAGAGATACATGCATTAAGGACAGAGTTTGATCGTGAAACAAAGAGTCGTAAGTCAGAGCTTTTTAAGTTAGAGCAAAGACTAATTCTAAAAGATGAAGTACAAGAAAAAAAAGCACAGTCATTAGAGAAAAAAGAAGAGCAAATAGCTCGTAAAAATGACAAACTAAAAAATCAACTAGAAGAAGCTGAAGTTATGCGTGAAAAACAGCTTCATGAGTTGGAGCGTATTGCCCGCATGTCTACTGACGAAGCCAGAAATATTTTGTTAGATAAAATAAAAGCCGAAGTTAGATATGAGGCTGCTCATTTTATTAGAGATTCGGAGTCTAAAGCAAAACTAGAGGCGGAAAAACGTGCTCGTGAAATTATTACAACAGCTATACAAAGATGTGCTGCTGACCATGTTACTGAAACCACCGTATCTGTAGTAGAGCTTCCTAATGATGAAATGAAGGGCAGAATTATAGGTAGAGAAGGCCGTAATATTAGAACCTTTGAGACTCTAACTGGTGTTGATTTAATTATAGATGATACTCCAGAGGCTGTAGTATTATCTGCTTTTGATCCAGTTAGAAGAGAAATTGCCCGTTTAGCTTTAGAACGATTAGTTTCCGATGGTAGAATCCATCCAGCAAGAATTGAAGAGATGGTTACCAGAGCTAAAAAGGATGTTGCCTCTTTAATAAGAGAAGAGGGAGAAAAAGCAATTTTTGATGCTGGTATTCATAGTATGCATCCAGAGTTAGTGAGATTATTAGGTAGGCTTAAGTTTAGAACAAGTTATGGTCAAAATGTGTTAAATCACTCATTAGAGGTAGCTCATTTATGTGGATTAATGGCTGCTGAACTTAATTTAGATGTTAGATTAGCTAAAAGAGCAGGTTTATTGCATGATATAGGTAAAGCCCTTGATCATGAAATAGAGGGGCCACATGCGTCTATTGGTGCTGATGTTCTTAAAAAATATGGTGAGCATAAAAAGGTTATTCATGCCGCTGCATCACATCACGGTGATATAGAGCTTACTAATATCGAAGACGTGTTAGTACAGGCTGCAGACGCAATTTCAGCCGCCAGACCAGGTGCTAGAAGAGAATCTCTAGAGAATTATATTAAGAGATTACAAGGATTAGAAGATATAGCAACATCAATTGATGGAGTAGATAAGAGTTTTGCTATACAGGCTGGTCGTGAGATTAGAATTATGGTTAAGCCCAATGTAATTGGTGATAACGAATCAATAATTGTAGCTAGAGAAGTAGCCAAAAAGATTGAAGAAGGACTAGAATATCCTGGTCAAATAAAGGTAACCGTAATAAGAGAAACACGGGCAGTAGAGTACGCTAAATAA
- a CDS encoding response regulator transcription factor, translating to MSHLNKSILLIDDEPQIIKLLETILRKDGFNQIFSALTVAEARSIITNKNPDIVVLDIMLPDGDGFSFINEIKRFRDIPVLFLTARGEADDRVLGLGLGADDYIVKPFMPRELALRIKAILKRTYSHGIEKKQAIINLPACIINLNKAEVIKGNETIQLTAKEHAILSMLYENLNSIITLDSLCQAAWDDNSYGYENTLMVHIRHIREKIEEIPSKPVSLVTVRGLGYKLVV from the coding sequence GTGAGTCATTTAAATAAAAGCATTCTTTTAATAGATGATGAGCCACAAATAATTAAGTTACTTGAAACAATTCTAAGAAAAGATGGCTTTAATCAGATATTTTCTGCTTTAACTGTTGCAGAAGCAAGGTCTATTATAACAAATAAAAACCCTGATATTGTTGTACTTGATATAATGCTTCCAGATGGTGATGGTTTTTCATTTATAAATGAAATAAAAAGATTTCGAGATATACCGGTACTGTTTCTTACAGCAAGGGGTGAAGCAGATGATCGGGTTTTAGGACTAGGTCTTGGAGCCGATGACTACATTGTTAAACCGTTTATGCCTCGTGAGCTTGCTTTAAGAATTAAAGCTATTTTGAAACGAACCTATTCACATGGTATAGAAAAAAAACAAGCAATAATAAATCTGCCAGCCTGCATTATTAATTTGAATAAAGCTGAAGTAATAAAGGGCAATGAAACAATTCAACTTACTGCCAAAGAGCATGCAATATTATCTATGTTGTATGAAAATTTAAATAGCATTATTACCTTAGATAGCTTATGTCAAGCTGCATGGGATGATAACTCTTATGGCTATGAAAACACACTAATGGTACATATTCGTCATATACGTGAAAAAATTGAAGAAATTCCATCTAAGCCTGTTTCTCTAGTTACTGTAAGGGGGCTTGGCTATAAGTTAGTGGTGTAG
- a CDS encoding nucleotide sugar dehydrogenase: protein MKTKNNNKVITVVGLGYVGLPLLVLIASKGFNVIGYDISKKRIEDIHNRNSFSFDYDKKSLEKYIEQGSLRLTDSSECLAISDVIIVCVPTMIDDNKNPVTTHLLSATTAIRNKLTKNTTIIYESSTYPGCTRDLVSLLEQSGLSAGIDFFVGFSPERIDPSNKKYFLKNIPKVVSGLTTNCVISISELYINIFDNIHPVSSLETAEFTKLFENTFRYINIAYVNEMALAAEKLGLNIWEIINAAATKPFGYLAFYPGPGVGGSCIPVNPWYMQHTLRKINQESSLINVSKSVNENMPKHIVNLVINNKLISRDELRVLILGVSYKKNVADSRLSPSLDIASSLHKQNIEFKLFDPYIREVNINNKQMQVYQSDLKNWIDWSNIIIILTNHDNFNYSYLLKSEKAIIDARGVLESYNNHFISTLGKGELK from the coding sequence ATGAAAACTAAAAATAATAATAAAGTTATAACTGTTGTTGGTTTAGGATATGTTGGACTTCCTTTACTTGTTCTTATTGCAAGCAAAGGATTTAATGTTATTGGTTATGATATTAGTAAAAAAAGAATAGAAGATATTCATAATAGAAACTCTTTTTCTTTTGACTATGATAAAAAATCCTTAGAGAAATATATTGAGCAGGGTAGCTTAAGGCTCACAGACTCTAGTGAGTGTTTGGCTATTTCTGATGTGATTATTGTGTGTGTACCAACAATGATTGATGATAATAAAAATCCTGTCACTACACATTTACTAAGTGCTACAACAGCTATTAGAAATAAACTAACAAAAAATACAACTATTATCTATGAAAGCAGTACCTATCCTGGATGTACCAGAGACTTAGTTAGTCTTTTAGAACAATCTGGGCTAAGTGCAGGTATAGATTTTTTTGTAGGGTTTTCACCAGAACGAATTGACCCTAGTAATAAAAAGTATTTTCTCAAAAACATTCCAAAGGTAGTCAGTGGTTTAACAACAAACTGTGTTATAAGTATTTCTGAACTATATATAAATATATTTGATAATATTCATCCTGTAAGCTCTTTAGAAACAGCTGAATTTACGAAGCTTTTTGAAAACACTTTTAGATATATAAATATTGCTTATGTTAATGAAATGGCATTAGCAGCCGAGAAATTAGGACTCAATATTTGGGAGATTATTAACGCTGCCGCTACCAAACCCTTTGGTTATTTAGCTTTTTATCCTGGTCCTGGAGTAGGAGGCTCATGCATACCAGTTAATCCTTGGTATATGCAGCATACTCTACGTAAAATTAACCAAGAGAGTAGCCTTATAAATGTTTCAAAATCTGTTAATGAAAACATGCCAAAACATATCGTAAATTTGGTAATAAACAATAAGCTAATTAGTAGAGATGAGTTAAGGGTTCTAATACTTGGTGTTTCTTATAAAAAAAATGTAGCTGATAGCAGGCTATCTCCAAGTTTAGATATCGCCAGTTCATTGCATAAACAAAATATTGAGTTTAAGTTATTTGATCCTTATATTAGGGAGGTAAATATAAACAATAAACAAATGCAGGTTTATCAAAGCGATTTGAAAAACTGGATTGATTGGTCAAATATAATAATTATCTTAACTAACCACGACAACTTTAATTATAGTTATCTGCTTAAAAGTGAAAAAGCTATAATTGATGCAAGAGGGGTGCTAGAGAGTTATAATAATCATTTTATTTCTACTTTAGGGAAAGGAGAGTTAAAATGA
- a CDS encoding histidine phosphatase family protein, which translates to MLRLLLIRHGESVADIEKRHEGRADFSLTERGEQQVGKLAEYLSKHYNITEIYCSPLKRAYSTALAIATKCDLQLIKENALMEINNGHLAGLKYEDAERLYPLPKDGLEIYKNLPGGESSLDFKCRIEKFWHEFFEKNNGENKTVCLVAHGGTVANLNRAILHLPNDTDIKIITGDTGFHEWLFTDKHRKLLKANCQQHLTQELL; encoded by the coding sequence ATGTTAAGACTACTTTTAATTCGTCATGGTGAATCTGTTGCAGATATAGAGAAAAGACATGAAGGTAGAGCAGATTTTTCATTAACAGAAAGAGGAGAACAACAGGTAGGAAAATTAGCTGAATATTTAAGTAAACACTATAATATAACTGAAATCTATTGTAGTCCTTTAAAAAGAGCCTATAGCACAGCTTTAGCTATCGCTACAAAATGTGATTTGCAGTTAATTAAAGAAAATGCCCTTATGGAAATAAACAACGGACACCTTGCTGGTTTAAAATACGAAGATGCTGAGAGGCTTTATCCCTTACCTAAAGATGGTTTAGAAATATATAAAAACTTACCAGGAGGAGAGTCTTCTTTAGATTTTAAATGCAGGATTGAGAAATTTTGGCATGAGTTTTTTGAAAAAAATAATGGGGAAAATAAAACAGTTTGTTTGGTTGCTCATGGAGGTACTGTAGCAAACTTAAATAGAGCTATTTTACATCTTCCAAACGATACTGATATAAAAATTATTACTGGAGATACTGGTTTTCATGAGTGGTTGTTTACAGATAAACATAGAAAATTGCTTAAAGCAAACTGCCAACAACATTTAACCCAAGAGTTATTATAA
- a CDS encoding glycosyltransferase, producing MRKRGFSRRSKQRQKNNLEVSDNFPILSKNKDSEFIKSVYQKGKIAGMRSILPSDLTYYAKKNQYPPTVQVDTTIHAFIAAKNEEATIVNVIENAFKAGVHKVIVVANGCTDNTALLALNCGAEVIEFKYALGYDVGRSIGLKHAPGDINIVLDADFVLQPEDLKPFIYAVANGVDIALNDLNPLYSKYAKLDKISILKYTLNLIIDRSYLGINSLTAVPHALSRKAVNILTAKSFAIPPKALVKAALNDLNIQAISTVDVFKPNIIRPQIHQNNGIDLAEELIIGDHLEAINYYLFKTNWRGGRTDLGRKRELVNE from the coding sequence ATGAGGAAACGTGGCTTTTCAAGAAGATCCAAACAAAGACAAAAAAACAATTTAGAGGTATCAGATAATTTTCCTATATTAAGTAAAAATAAAGACTCTGAGTTTATAAAGTCTGTGTATCAAAAAGGAAAAATTGCAGGAATGAGAAGTATTTTACCGAGCGATTTAACCTATTATGCCAAAAAAAATCAGTACCCTCCTACTGTACAGGTTGACACTACTATTCATGCCTTTATTGCAGCTAAAAATGAAGAGGCTACGATTGTAAATGTAATTGAAAATGCCTTTAAAGCTGGTGTTCACAAGGTTATTGTTGTTGCCAATGGCTGTACAGATAATACCGCACTTTTAGCTTTAAACTGTGGGGCTGAGGTCATTGAATTTAAATATGCCCTTGGTTATGATGTTGGTCGTTCTATTGGTCTTAAACATGCCCCTGGTGATATTAATATTGTACTAGATGCTGATTTTGTATTACAGCCAGAGGATTTAAAGCCTTTTATTTATGCTGTTGCAAATGGTGTTGATATTGCCTTAAATGATTTAAACCCACTGTACTCAAAATATGCGAAGCTTGATAAAATTAGTATCTTAAAGTATACGCTAAACTTAATTATAGATAGAAGCTATTTAGGCATAAATTCGTTAACTGCTGTACCCCATGCTCTTAGTCGTAAAGCGGTTAATATACTAACAGCAAAGTCATTTGCTATACCACCTAAAGCATTAGTTAAAGCAGCATTAAATGACTTAAATATTCAAGCTATTTCTACTGTAGATGTATTTAAACCCAATATTATAAGACCACAAATTCACCAAAATAATGGGATTGACTTAGCTGAAGAGCTAATAATTGGTGACCACTTAGAGGCAATTAACTACTACCTTTTTAAAACTAATTGGCGAGGTGGTAGAACAGATTTAGGCAGAAAAAGGGAGCTAGTTAATGAGTAA
- a CDS encoding glycosyltransferase family 2 protein has protein sequence MSITCSILMSAYNSEKYIAIATTSVLNQTEKNWELIILDDGSTDFTPEIASSFKDKRIIVYRKLLNEGKAKAMDFGLKQCKGRYVLELDADDWLEPNCLNTLINVMNNQPADVGMIYGHRNVYKDTNDTAIYKRVLKGPEIKDKYHFLSKMIALGPRFYKASVLRECGGWQIEPWGDGRLYEDVDVILRIMEKYKVVNIGYTGYNIRRHHNNITKINRKNWFGTMKKLVEYYISRWGDEVTVTFDDRHNKVYFINQ, from the coding sequence ATGAGTATAACTTGTAGTATATTAATGTCAGCCTATAACTCAGAAAAATATATTGCCATTGCGACTACAAGTGTTTTAAATCAAACTGAAAAAAACTGGGAGTTAATAATACTAGATGATGGTAGTACTGATTTCACACCAGAGATAGCCTCAAGTTTTAAAGATAAAAGAATAATAGTTTACCGCAAATTACTAAACGAAGGCAAAGCAAAGGCTATGGATTTTGGTTTAAAGCAGTGTAAAGGGAGATATGTTTTGGAGTTAGACGCAGATGATTGGCTTGAGCCAAATTGTTTAAACACCTTAATAAATGTAATGAATAACCAGCCAGCTGATGTAGGAATGATCTATGGACACAGAAATGTATACAAAGACACAAACGATACAGCTATTTATAAAAGAGTCTTAAAAGGACCTGAGATAAAAGATAAATATCACTTTCTAAGCAAAATGATTGCCCTTGGACCACGGTTTTATAAAGCATCAGTATTAAGAGAATGTGGTGGGTGGCAGATAGAGCCTTGGGGAGATGGTCGATTATATGAGGATGTAGATGTGATACTGCGTATTATGGAAAAATACAAAGTTGTAAATATAGGTTATACAGGATACAATATACGTAGACATCATAATAACATTACTAAAATAAATAGAAAAAACTGGTTTGGTACCATGAAAAAACTGGTAGAATATTACATTTCAAGATGGGGAGATGAAGTTACAGTAACCTTTGATGATAGACATAATAAAGTATATTTTATAAATCAATAA